In a single window of the bacterium genome:
- a CDS encoding thioredoxin domain-containing protein, whose protein sequence is MANHLAGARSAYLISAAHQPVDWYPWGDAAFDRARTEDRPILLDIGAVWCHWCHVIDRESYDDPDTAAIINAHFVPVKVDRDERPDVDVRYQNAVAAITGQGGWPLTAFLTPEGRVFFGGTYFPPDAGQGRPGFKQVLRSVAEFYRTHRDQAHAYAGELYQALHRLGDVRDTGEVLTPGLVSAAVADITRQFDPGHGGFGGAPKFPHPSALELLLRRHEQSRDPELLSIVARTLERMARGGVYDQLGGGFHRYSVDAAWIVPHFEKMLYDNAGLLANYAGAFRAGGNPLFRETAEGIVGYVRGTLMDADGGFYTSQDADISLHDDGDYYTWTRDEAATALSADELAAAALRYHLDGPGEMHHDPRRHVLYVDKDPDVIAALLTRPVDEVLALLARVRGRLLAARAARPAPFVDRTIYAGWNGMMISAFFAASRLPGLDGVAADAVRALERVIRDAYAPGPAPDRARPPGDGAGRGFRHVVGDAGSVGGLLDDQVHMAAALLDGFEHTGEPRYLRCAIETMDYVLDEFRPPSGAFYDVARNRVAGRSAPGGLGLPYVPVQDAPTPSGNGVAIQALERLGALTGDGRYRDEAGRALRACAPGRVEQGLFAATVGLALETHLAPPLHVVVVGPRGDPRTRALHAAALGTYRHGLVVQLYDPAGDGLSPTGGTAGRLPAVVADGDATTGAAAAPRAYACTATECAEPATSPEALADRIRTFGRLAG, encoded by the coding sequence ATGGCGAACCATCTCGCCGGCGCCCGCAGCGCCTATTTGATCTCGGCCGCCCACCAACCGGTCGATTGGTATCCGTGGGGGGACGCGGCCTTCGATCGCGCCCGCACCGAGGACCGGCCGATCCTTCTCGACATCGGCGCGGTGTGGTGCCACTGGTGTCACGTGATCGACCGCGAGTCCTACGACGATCCGGACACCGCGGCGATCATCAACGCCCATTTCGTCCCCGTGAAGGTGGACCGCGACGAGCGGCCCGACGTGGACGTCCGCTACCAGAACGCGGTGGCCGCGATCACGGGGCAGGGCGGATGGCCGCTCACCGCGTTTCTGACGCCGGAAGGGCGGGTGTTCTTCGGCGGGACGTACTTTCCGCCGGACGCGGGACAGGGCCGCCCGGGGTTCAAGCAGGTGCTCCGCTCGGTCGCGGAGTTCTATCGGACCCACCGTGATCAGGCGCACGCGTATGCCGGCGAGCTCTATCAGGCGCTCCACCGCCTCGGGGACGTGCGGGACACCGGCGAGGTCCTGACCCCGGGTCTCGTCTCCGCCGCGGTCGCCGACATCACCCGACAGTTCGATCCCGGCCACGGCGGGTTCGGCGGCGCGCCCAAGTTTCCGCACCCAAGCGCGCTCGAGCTGCTGCTCCGGCGGCACGAGCAAAGCCGGGATCCCGAGCTGTTGTCGATCGTCGCGCGGACGCTCGAGCGGATGGCCCGCGGCGGCGTCTACGACCAGCTCGGCGGCGGCTTCCACCGGTACTCGGTCGATGCCGCCTGGATCGTCCCGCACTTCGAAAAGATGCTCTACGACAACGCCGGGCTGCTCGCAAACTACGCGGGCGCGTTTCGGGCGGGCGGCAACCCGCTGTTTCGCGAGACGGCGGAGGGCATCGTCGGCTACGTCCGCGGAACGCTCATGGACGCGGACGGCGGCTTCTACACGAGCCAGGACGCCGACATCTCGCTGCACGACGACGGGGACTACTACACGTGGACGCGGGACGAAGCGGCGACGGCCCTCTCCGCCGACGAGCTGGCGGCGGCCGCGCTGCGGTACCATCTCGACGGACCGGGGGAGATGCACCACGACCCGCGCCGGCACGTGCTCTACGTCGACAAGGATCCCGACGTCATCGCCGCGTTGCTCACGCGCCCGGTCGACGAGGTCCTCGCCCTCCTGGCGCGGGTTCGGGGGCGGCTGCTGGCGGCGCGCGCGGCGCGGCCCGCACCGTTCGTAGATCGCACGATCTACGCCGGCTGGAACGGCATGATGATCTCGGCGTTCTTTGCCGCGTCGCGCCTTCCCGGGCTTGATGGGGTGGCCGCCGACGCGGTCCGGGCGCTCGAGCGCGTCATCCGCGACGCATATGCGCCCGGCCCGGCACCCGACCGCGCCCGCCCGCCGGGAGACGGCGCGGGCCGCGGCTTCCGCCATGTCGTCGGCGATGCCGGCAGCGTCGGGGGCCTCCTCGACGACCAGGTGCACATGGCGGCCGCGCTGCTCGACGGATTCGAGCACACGGGCGAGCCGCGCTACCTGCGCTGCGCGATCGAGACGATGGACTACGTCCTCGACGAGTTTCGCCCGCCGTCGGGGGCGTTCTACGACGTCGCCCGGAACCGCGTCGCGGGCCGCAGCGCTCCGGGCGGGCTCGGGCTGCCGTACGTGCCGGTGCAAGACGCGCCGACCCCGTCCGGGAACGGCGTTGCGATCCAGGCCCTCGAACGGCTGGGGGCGCTCACGGGGGACGGGCGGTACCGCGACGAGGCCGGGCGTGCGCTCCGCGCGTGCGCGCCGGGCCGCGTGGAGCAGGGTCTGTTTGCGGCGACGGTCGGCCTCGCGCTCGAAACGCACCTTGCGCCCCCGCTGCACGTCGTCGTCGTGGGTCCCCGCGGGGATCCTCGGACCCGCGCGCTGCACGCGGCCGCGCTCGGAACCTACCGGCACGGGCTCGTCGTGCAGCTCTACGATCCCGCGGGCGACGGCCTGTCCCCGACAGGGGGCACGGCGGGACGGCTGCCGGCCGTGGTGGCGGACGGCGATGCGACCACCGGAGCCGCGGCGGCACCGCGCGCGTACGCCTGCACCGCCACCGAATGCGCGGAGCCCGCCACATCCCCGGAGGCCCTGGCCGATCGGATCCGGACGTTCGGGCGCCTCGCCGGGTGA
- a CDS encoding DUF1844 domain-containing protein — protein sequence MVEEPPGRDSAPEEPGPEHAAPGDSAAESPRQQAVPLEAVPTRELLVWMLGVLGAKAWQGMGLVPNPLSGKIERDLPDARAAIDAFSALLEGAKPHLDDRVRRETEALLTTLRLNFVEKSSGS from the coding sequence GTGGTTGAAGAACCACCAGGGCGAGATTCGGCGCCGGAGGAACCGGGCCCGGAACACGCCGCCCCCGGCGACAGCGCGGCGGAGTCGCCGCGTCAGCAGGCCGTTCCGCTCGAGGCCGTCCCGACCCGAGAACTCCTGGTGTGGATGCTCGGCGTCCTCGGCGCGAAGGCGTGGCAGGGGATGGGCCTCGTCCCGAATCCCCTCAGCGGCAAGATCGAACGCGACCTTCCGGACGCCCGAGCGGCCATCGACGCGTTTTCCGCGCTTCTGGAAGGAGCGAAGCCGCATCTCGACGACCGGGTCCGCCGCGAGACCGAAGCGCTGTTGACCACGCTGCGCTTGAATTTCGTCGAAAAAAGCAGCGGTTCGTAG
- a CDS encoding Zn-dependent hydrolase: MPVTIDAGRLRRRLKMLAEIGRTSEGGVTRLSYRAEHAAAVRLAAGWMADAGGRPGVDEWGNLHGLVPGADETRGPIAAGSHLDTVPNGGMFDGALGVVAAVEAAQAVRDAGLRLARPLLLLAFAEEEGTSFGVGCLGSLAAVGRAPSSETIHDRDGITAAERLRKFDPGVARAPLPPAMAAYLELHIEQGPVLASRGAPLAAVEAIVGIARATLTFRGQANHAGTTPMDARRDALWGAADLVAHVRTLARDTGGRAVATVGRLAVSPGATNVIPGGAEMTVELRSADASVLDDLRAGVEAAGRASAERFGLDLATGTWRSEPPVPLDTGVRAAIVGAAGDLGWPIITMPSWAGHDAKILGVRVPTGMIFVPSDRGISHSPDEHTSWEDAARGTQVLCRTLERLAV, translated from the coding sequence ATGCCGGTGACCATCGACGCGGGGCGACTCCGCCGCAGGCTGAAAATGCTCGCCGAGATCGGGCGTACCTCCGAGGGCGGCGTTACCCGCCTGTCGTATCGCGCCGAGCACGCGGCCGCGGTCCGGCTCGCCGCCGGGTGGATGGCGGACGCCGGCGGCCGGCCCGGCGTGGACGAGTGGGGCAACCTTCATGGTCTGGTGCCGGGTGCAGACGAGACGCGCGGGCCCATCGCCGCCGGGTCGCATCTCGACACGGTCCCGAACGGGGGCATGTTCGACGGCGCGCTCGGCGTCGTGGCGGCCGTCGAGGCGGCGCAGGCCGTCCGCGACGCCGGACTCCGGCTCGCCCGGCCGCTTCTGCTGCTCGCCTTCGCCGAAGAGGAGGGCACATCGTTCGGGGTCGGCTGCCTCGGGTCGCTCGCCGCCGTCGGCCGCGCCCCTTCGTCCGAAACGATCCACGATCGCGACGGTATCACGGCCGCCGAGCGGCTGCGGAAGTTCGACCCGGGCGTCGCCCGCGCTCCGCTCCCGCCGGCGATGGCCGCCTATCTCGAGCTCCACATCGAGCAAGGTCCGGTCCTGGCCTCGCGCGGAGCGCCGCTCGCGGCGGTTGAAGCGATCGTCGGCATCGCGCGCGCCACGCTTACGTTCCGCGGGCAGGCGAACCATGCCGGCACGACGCCGATGGACGCGCGTCGCGATGCGCTGTGGGGTGCCGCCGACCTCGTGGCGCACGTGCGGACGCTGGCCCGCGACACGGGGGGACGCGCCGTCGCCACGGTCGGCCGCCTCGCGGTGTCGCCCGGCGCGACGAACGTGATCCCGGGAGGCGCCGAGATGACCGTGGAGCTGCGCAGCGCCGATGCATCGGTCCTCGACGATCTGCGCGCCGGCGTCGAGGCGGCCGGGAGGGCGTCGGCGGAGCGCTTCGGCCTCGATCTCGCGACCGGCACCTGGCGCTCCGAGCCGCCGGTTCCGCTGGACACGGGCGTCCGCGCGGCCATCGTCGGCGCGGCGGGCGATCTTGGATGGCCGATCATTACGATGCCGAGCTGGGCGGGACACGACGCCAAGATTCTGGGCGTCCGCGTCCCCACGGGCATGATTTTCGTGCCGAGCGACCGAGGCATTAGTCACTCGCCGGACGAACACACGTCATGGGAGGACGCGGCGCGCGGCACGCAGGTGCTGTGCCGGACGCTCGAGCGGCTCGCCGTATGA